In one Drosophila pseudoobscura strain MV-25-SWS-2005 chromosome X, UCI_Dpse_MV25, whole genome shotgun sequence genomic region, the following are encoded:
- the caup gene encoding homeobox protein caupolican gives MAAYAQFGYGGYPTANQLTAANTDSQSGHGGGSPLSGTNEASLSPSGGSTTTGLTTGPLSPGAVSQSSNNAGPKVISTSPTVGDAAAGSDVAGGSVSAADLQGRRSEGMSCCENGRPIITDPVSGQTVCSCQYDPARLAIGGYSRMALPSAGVGVGVYGGPYPSNEQNPYPSIGVDNSAFYAPLSNPYGIKDANASTEMNAWTSAAGLQSTTGYYSYDPTLAAYGYGPNYDLAARRKNATRESTATLKAWLSEHKKNPYPTKGEKIMLAIITKMTLTQVSTWFANARRRLKKENKMTWEPKNKTEDDDDGLMSDDEKDNNKDAGDGGKLPSEVFDPSNQLIKSELGKAEKDPDVEPKMEREREPPPQNLVAMRSLAPYAAPPMHAAYNSYAHSQHQQHLEHLEHLEQHPQQVAAPYYHSGYGQDDTSEYAAQKNPLSRDCGIPVPATKPKIWSVADTAACKTPPPTAYLGQNFYPQAPASEQQQQQQHHQHQHQHLQHLQQHQQLHSVGPQSLVMQPSSMTMTMGGPQVELGSPLSMMSSYAGASPYSRIPTAYTEAMGMHIGPGKIPHTTPIHTVHREPYPSGPNSHQARVGVGFSEIQPDTPPQTPPTMKLGGHHHISSISSSSNSSSMHSAPGPAPVTVASMVNILYNNNNSIINNNNNNSTITENSAYMSSGAYLTESRAGS, from the exons ATGGCTGCATATGCGCAGTTTGGATACGGCGGTTACCCGACGGCAAATCAG TTGACGGCAGCTAACACCGACAGCCAGAGCGGCCATGGCGGAGGATCGCCGCTGTCCGGGACCAATGAGGCTTCCCTGAGTCCATCGGGGGGCTCGACCACAACCGGCCTCACCACAGGCCCCCTAAGTCCAGGTGCAGTCTCCCAGTCGTCGAACAATGCGGGCCCGAAAGTCATATCCACTTCTCCGACGGTGGGAGATGCGGCGGCAGGCAGCGATGTGGCTGGTGGCAGTGTATCAGCTGCGGATCTTCAGGGCCGCCGATCCGAGGGAATGTCCTGCTGCGAGAACGGACGACCAATCATCACGGATCCCGTTTCCGGGCAGACCGTCTGCTCCTGCCAGTACGATCCAGCGCGACTGGCGATTGGCGGCTACTCCAGAATGGCATTGCCCTCCGctggagtgggagtgggagtctATGGCGGGCCATATCCATCTAACGAACAGAACCCGTATCCCAGCATTGGCGTCGACAACTCGGCCTTCTACGCACCTCTG AGCAATCCCTACGGCATTAAGGATGCCAACGCCAGTACCGAAATGAATGCCTGGACCTCTGCTGCAGGACTACAGTCCACTACCGGGTACTATTCGTACGATCCAACACTGGCCGCCTATGG ATACGGCCCGAACTATGATCTCGCCGCACGGCGCAAGAACGCCACGCGAGAGTCAACAGCGACTCTGAAGGCGTGGCTGAGTGAGCACAAGAAGAACCCCTATCCGACCAAGGGCGAGAAGATCATGCTGGCCATCATCACAAAGATGACGCTCACCCAGGTGTCGACGTGGTTTGCGAATGCGCGCCGTCGCCTGAAAAAGGAGAACAAAATGACGTGGGAGCCCAAAAACAAGACCGAAGATGACGACGATGGACTGATGTCGGACGATGAAAAGGACAACAACAAGGATGCAGGCGATGGTGGGAAGCTGCCGTCTGAAGTTTTTG ATCCCAGCAATCAACTTATCAAATCCGAACTAGGAAAGGCGGAAAAGGACCCGGATGTCGAGCCGAAGATGGAGCGAGAGCGGGAGCCGCCGCCCCAGAATCTAGTGGCCATGCGGAGCCTGGCACCCTACGCTGCCCCGCCGATGCACGCGGCCTACAACTCGTATGCGCACtcgcagcaccagcagcatctggAGCATCTAGAGCATCTGGAGCAGCATCCGCAGCAGGTGGCGGCACCATACTATCATTCTGGCTACGGCCAGGATGACACCAGCGAATATGCGGCTCAAAAAAACCCGCTAAGCAGAGACTGTGGCATACCAGTGCCGGCGACCAAGCCGAAAATCTGGAGTGTGGCCGACACAGCCGCCTGCAAGACGCCACCGCCTACGGCATACCTCGGCCAGAATTTCTATCCCCAAGCGCCAGCctcagagcaacagcagcagcagcagcaccaccagcaccagcatcagcatctgcagcatctgcagcagcaccagcagctccACTCTGTGGGCCCCCAGTCCCTGGTTATGCAGCCGAGCAGCATGACCATGACGATGGGGGGGCCTCAAGTCGAGCTCGGTTCGCCGCTGAGTATGATGAGCAGCTACGCCGGCGCATCGCCATATTCGCGGATACCTACGGCGTACACCGAGGCCATGGGCATGCATATCGGGCCCGGCAAGATCCCACATACCACCCCCATCCATACGGTGCACCGCGAGCCGTATCCATCGGGGCCCAACAGCCACCAGGCgagagtgggggtggggtttTCCGAGATCCAGCCGGATACCCCGCCCCAGACGCCGCCCACTATGAAGCTGGGGGGCCACCAccacatcagcagcatcagcagcagcagcaacagttctTCGATGCATTCCGCTCCCGGTCCGGCACCGGTGACGGTGGCTTCCATGGTCAACATTTTgtacaataacaacaacagcattattaacaacaacaacaacaacagtactATTACGGAGAATAGTGCGTACATGAGTAGTGGCGCCTATCTCACGGAGAGCCGTGCCGGATCGTAA